The Deltaproteobacteria bacterium genomic sequence CATCGCGCTGCGGGCCCGCCGGGCGCCGGTCCTGCTGCAGCTGGTGCGCGACGGCCAGGTGGTCTGGGAGACGACGACCTCCACGCCCACCTTCGACCTGGACTGGAAGGACGAGGGCCTCGCGCCCGGCAAGCACTTCCACTACCTGCGGGCCATCGTGGGCCAGAGCGCGGGTGAGGCGGAGGTGGTCTGGACCAGCCCTATCTTCTCGACGGTGGAATGAGGAACGAGAGAACGATGCGAACGATCACCACGCTCTTCACGCTGATGGCCCTCTTCCTCCCCCTGCACGCGAGGGCAGGGGAGGGGAAGCCGGCGGGCGAGGCGAGGCGCCTCAACGTCATCCTCATCTCGGCCGACACCCTCCGCGGCGACATGCTCGGGGTGAACGGCAACCGGGAGGTGAAGACCCCCCGCCTGGACGAGCTGGCCTCGCAGGGCGTGAACTTCCGCCGGGCCTACACCAACATCACGACCACCACGCCCTCCCACGCGGCGATGCTGACCTCCCTCTACCCGCGGGACCACCGGGCCTACGACAACCAGTCGAAGATCTCCTCGGAGATCGTGACCCTGCCCGAGCGGCTGAAGAAGGCCGGCTACCACACGGCGGGGATCGTCAACATGCCCTGGCTGAACCCCGACGTGACCGGCGTGACCCAGGGCATCGACGAGCTCGCCCGCGGGGACCACATCCGCAAGGCGGAGAAGACCGTCCCCTGGGTCCTCGACTTCCTCGACCGCCGCAAGGCGAAGGCCGAGGAGCCCTTCTTCCTCTTCGTGCACCTCACCGACAACCACACCCCCTACCACGCGCCCGAGGGCCACGACCGCCTCTACTATCCGAAGGACAAGGATCCGAAGGCGGGCCTGCCCGGGAGCCTGCAGAAGATCTGGCCCCTCTTCCCGAAGGACCACATCGACAACGTCTACGTGAAGCGCTGGATCGGCGACATCGCCGACGCCGACTACGTGGTGGGGGCCTACAAGGGCTCCGTGACCTGGCTCGACCGGTGGATGGGGAAGATCTTCGACCGCCTGAAGGCCAACGGGCAGTGGGAGGACACCCTGGTGGTCTTCACCGCTGACCACGGCGAGTCCCTCGGCGAGCACGGCCTGTGGTTCTGCCACGGGGGCCTCTTCGAGCCGACGACCCGCATCCCGCTGATCCTGCGCATCCCGGGCGGACCCGCGGGCGCGCAGGTCGAGACCATCGTCGACACCGTCGACATCGTGCCCACGGTCCTCGGCCGCCTCGGCCTGGAGGCCCCCGGCTCGCTGCGCGGCGAGGATCTGTGGCCGGTGATCGAGGGCAAGGTGAAGGCCGGCGGCGCGGCC encodes the following:
- a CDS encoding sulfatase — translated: MRTITTLFTLMALFLPLHARAGEGKPAGEARRLNVILISADTLRGDMLGVNGNREVKTPRLDELASQGVNFRRAYTNITTTTPSHAAMLTSLYPRDHRAYDNQSKISSEIVTLPERLKKAGYHTAGIVNMPWLNPDVTGVTQGIDELARGDHIRKAEKTVPWVLDFLDRRKAKAEEPFFLFVHLTDNHTPYHAPEGHDRLYYPKDKDPKAGLPGSLQKIWPLFPKDHIDNVYVKRWIGDIADADYVVGAYKGSVTWLDRWMGKIFDRLKANGQWEDTLVVFTADHGESLGEHGLWFCHGGLFEPTTRIPLILRIPGGPAGAQVETIVDTVDIVPTVLGRLGLEAPGSLRGEDLWPVIEGKVKAGGAAYLQHTGNQLEGVVTPRYKLVLHRKTRTDIYAAYPIERGRVELYDLEKDPGETKNIAKANPKVVAELTALMKKLRAGGPSFEAGAAKVDADTEEALRALGYVQ